From the genome of Candidatus Methylomirabilota bacterium, one region includes:
- a CDS encoding amidase, producing MPDAQLCWMPATELAALIRRKKVSPVEVVDAVLDRIERLNPKLNAFVTLTADQARRDAKAAERALAKKGAKLGPLHGVPFSVKDLVITKGVRTTFGTPLYRDNVPAEDAPMVQRLKAAGAIMLGKTNTPTFGWIGATHNLLFGPTRNPWNLDRTPGGSSGGASAAAAAGLGPLHVGTDGGGSIRIPASFAGIYGLKASFGRIPAYPASGAWSLSHIGPMTRTVADAALMLQVAAGPDERDQTSLPAARVDYVKALAGGVKGLRVAWSDDLGFADTVDPEVRDLCAAAAKAFGELGCRVEAVKPGWPSPYRCWSEIFCGGIATRMAPYLDRKSEIDPGLYRIIENTLKNPPTTYVQAWFDRLAWWEHPRRLFEKYDLLLTPTIACPPFAIGLDNPTEIAGKAVPPYGWIPFTYPFNMTGQPAASVPCGFTRDGLPVGLQIVGRRFDDATVLRASAAFERRHPWAQHRPPLG from the coding sequence ATGCCCGACGCGCAGCTCTGCTGGATGCCGGCGACCGAGCTGGCGGCGCTGATCCGGAGGAAGAAGGTGTCGCCGGTCGAGGTCGTGGACGCGGTCCTCGACCGCATCGAGCGGCTCAATCCCAAGCTCAACGCCTTCGTCACGCTGACCGCGGACCAGGCGCGCCGCGACGCGAAGGCCGCCGAGCGCGCCCTCGCGAAGAAGGGGGCGAAGCTCGGCCCGCTCCACGGCGTGCCCTTTTCGGTGAAGGACCTCGTGATCACCAAGGGGGTGCGCACGACCTTCGGCACGCCGCTCTACCGCGACAACGTGCCGGCCGAGGACGCGCCCATGGTCCAGCGCCTGAAGGCGGCGGGCGCGATCATGCTCGGCAAGACCAACACGCCGACGTTCGGCTGGATCGGCGCCACGCACAACCTCCTCTTCGGCCCGACGCGGAACCCATGGAACCTCGACCGCACGCCGGGCGGCTCGAGCGGCGGCGCCTCCGCGGCCGCCGCGGCGGGTCTGGGCCCGCTCCACGTCGGCACCGACGGCGGCGGCTCGATCCGCATCCCGGCGTCGTTCGCGGGGATCTACGGGCTCAAGGCCTCGTTCGGGCGGATCCCCGCGTATCCGGCGAGCGGCGCGTGGAGCCTCTCGCACATCGGTCCCATGACGCGCACCGTCGCCGACGCCGCGCTGATGCTGCAGGTCGCCGCGGGGCCGGACGAGCGCGACCAGACCTCGCTGCCGGCGGCGCGCGTGGACTACGTGAAGGCGCTCGCCGGCGGCGTGAAGGGACTGCGCGTCGCCTGGAGCGACGACCTCGGCTTCGCCGATACCGTGGATCCCGAGGTGCGCGACCTCTGCGCCGCGGCCGCGAAAGCGTTCGGCGAGCTCGGCTGCCGCGTCGAGGCCGTCAAGCCGGGGTGGCCGTCGCCGTACCGGTGCTGGAGCGAGATCTTCTGCGGCGGCATCGCCACGCGGATGGCGCCGTACCTCGACCGCAAGAGCGAGATCGATCCCGGGCTCTACCGGATCATCGAGAACACGCTGAAGAACCCGCCGACGACGTACGTGCAGGCCTGGTTCGACCGGCTCGCGTGGTGGGAACACCCGCGGCGGCTCTTCGAGAAATACGACCTGCTCCTCACGCCGACGATCGCGTGCCCGCCCTTCGCGATCGGGCTCGACAACCCGACGGAAATCGCCGGCAAGGCGGTGCCCCCGTACGGCTGGATCCCGTTCACGTACCCGTTCAACATGACGGGTCAGCCCGCGGCCTCGGTGCCGTGCGGGTTCACGCGAGACGGCCTGCCGGTGGGCCTGCAGATCGTCGGCCGCCGGTTCGACGACGCCACCGTCCTGCGCGCCTCGGCGGCGTTCGAGCGCAGGCACCCCTGGGCGCAGCACCGTCCCCCGCTCGGCTAG
- a CDS encoding ABC transporter permease has translation MVAVRPAELAVGAEPRARGGAWTALGRFFRKKPLGAAGGVLMLVMVVTALFADVLQTHDPISTDAAYTLGAPTGEHWFGTDHLGRDIYSRIVHGARVSLIVGLASTLLGSVLGGIVGLLSGYVGGKTDLLTQRFLDILQGLPLLVLAMVVSAALGPSVQNVVIAISVPIIPRAARVIRSSVLSIREMQYVEAARALGVRHLRIAFRHILPNTVGPFIVLCTAQLGSAILVEATLSFLSLGVPEPYPSWGRMLSVSATEYAQKAPHLVLFPGVAISLAVFGSNLLGDALRDVLDPRLRGA, from the coding sequence ATGGTAGCGGTTAGGCCCGCCGAGCTCGCCGTCGGCGCCGAGCCCCGCGCGCGCGGCGGCGCGTGGACCGCGCTCGGGCGCTTCTTCCGGAAGAAACCGCTCGGCGCCGCGGGCGGCGTGCTCATGCTGGTGATGGTGGTGACCGCCCTCTTCGCCGACGTTCTCCAGACGCACGATCCGATCTCGACCGACGCGGCGTACACGCTCGGGGCGCCCACGGGCGAGCACTGGTTCGGGACCGACCATCTGGGGCGGGACATCTACTCGCGGATCGTCCACGGCGCGCGCGTCTCGCTCATCGTGGGCCTCGCCTCGACGCTCCTCGGCTCGGTGCTCGGCGGGATCGTCGGCCTGCTCTCGGGCTACGTCGGCGGCAAGACCGATCTCCTCACGCAGCGCTTCCTCGACATCCTCCAGGGGCTCCCGCTGCTCGTGCTGGCGATGGTCGTCTCGGCGGCGCTCGGCCCGTCGGTGCAGAACGTGGTCATCGCGATCTCGGTCCCGATCATCCCGCGGGCGGCCCGCGTGATCCGGTCGAGCGTGCTCTCGATCCGCGAGATGCAGTACGTCGAGGCGGCGCGCGCGCTGGGCGTCCGCCACCTCCGCATCGCCTTCCGCCACATCCTGCCGAACACGGTGGGGCCGTTCATCGTCCTCTGCACGGCCCAGCTCGGCAGCGCGATCCTCGTCGAGGCGACGCTCTCCTTCCTGAGCCTCGGCGTGCCGGAGCCCTATCCCTCGTGGGGCCGGATGCTCTCGGTCTCCGCGACCGAGTACGCGCAGAAGGCGCCGCACCTGGTGCTCTTCCCCGGCGTCGCGATCAGCCTCGCGGTGTTCGGCTCGAACCTCCTCGGCGACGCCCTCCGCGACGTGCTCGACCCGAGACTGAGAGGAGCCTGA
- a CDS encoding ABC transporter permease yields MKTYLAQRLAIAVLTLLGMSIVIFVLLRLAPGDIVDILFSTAGYVSPSEKQAIMKELGIDRPYWVQYVDWLRQIVTFDLGKSYRYDLPAWQIIRPLLPVTIELAALSILVAVVLGVPTGVISAVRQDTTLDYVLRVLSLAGLSMPAFWLGMVIILALVTWLRWIPPLTYVSPAENWRLHAVQFLLPALAVGYRSSALIMRITRSALLEVLREDYIRTAWAKGQTRRVVIWRHALKNAMLPVITVIGIEFAFLIGGLVVTERVFNLPGVARFLVDAILWRDYPIVQTLVMFIAIVVILANLAVDMLYGVLDPRVRYGSG; encoded by the coding sequence GTGAAGACGTATCTCGCGCAGCGCCTCGCGATCGCCGTGCTGACGCTGCTGGGCATGTCGATCGTGATCTTCGTCCTCTTGCGCCTGGCGCCCGGCGACATCGTGGACATCCTGTTCTCGACGGCCGGGTACGTGAGCCCGTCCGAGAAGCAGGCCATCATGAAGGAGCTCGGGATCGACCGCCCGTACTGGGTCCAGTACGTGGACTGGCTCCGGCAGATCGTCACCTTCGACCTCGGCAAGTCGTACCGCTACGACCTTCCCGCCTGGCAGATCATCCGGCCGCTCCTGCCGGTGACGATCGAGCTGGCGGCGCTCTCGATCCTCGTCGCCGTGGTCCTCGGCGTGCCGACGGGCGTGATCAGCGCCGTCCGGCAGGACACCACGCTGGACTACGTGCTGCGCGTGCTGAGTCTCGCGGGGCTCTCGATGCCCGCCTTCTGGCTCGGCATGGTCATCATCCTGGCGCTCGTGACCTGGCTGCGGTGGATCCCGCCGCTCACCTACGTCTCGCCGGCGGAGAACTGGCGGCTCCACGCGGTGCAGTTCCTGCTGCCCGCGCTCGCCGTGGGCTATCGCTCCTCGGCGCTGATCATGCGCATCACGCGCTCCGCGCTCCTCGAGGTGCTGCGCGAGGACTACATCCGCACGGCGTGGGCCAAGGGCCAGACCCGCCGCGTCGTCATCTGGCGCCACGCCCTCAAGAACGCGATGCTGCCGGTGATCACCGTGATCGGGATCGAGTTCGCGTTTCTCATCGGGGGCCTGGTCGTCACCGAGCGCGTGTTCAACCTCCCGGGCGTCGCCCGCTTCCTCGTGGACGCGATCCTCTGGCGCGACTACCCGATCGTCCAGACCCTCGTGATGTTCATCGCGATCGTGGTGATCCTGGCAAACCTCGCCGTGGACATGCTGTACGGCGTCCTGGATCCGAGAGTCCGCTATGGTAGCGGTTAG
- a CDS encoding ABC transporter substrate-binding protein, which yields MIRRRVAAVLSVLVPVVVALTAPATSQTPKSGGVLNMMLREDLAQGFAIHETATISTVWPAMPCFNNLVLFDPLKKTESVDTIIGELAEKWSWQDHFRNLVFFLRKGVKWHDGHPFTSKDVKFTFDMLRETPDAPAKLRINPRKDWYANVEAVEAPDAYTVVFRLKKPQPSLLLMLASGYSPVYAAHLPPASYRTGCVGTGPFKVKEWRKGEFVEFVRNPDYFVKGRPYLDGLKYFVIVERGTRQGALQAGKLDVSFPGETTKTAAEQLKKAVPQLVITPFNQNVSDNIIMNVKKPPFDSVKVRLAVGHAIDRRALVGAVHQGGAVVGASLAPRPWGFWGLAEKDLLGLPGYAAKPADEKAKAKQLMAELGYTPEKPLRVEIVTRAIAIYVDMASFVINELKQIGIEATLKQIETAQWHPMATRGDYQIGANLTGIGPDDPDANYYENYACGSPRNYSQYCSEEVMKLIDAQSQELDARKRLALNYAIQKKLEADAARPILDWKLDYFTVWPHVKNLIPHQSIYNFGRMQEVWSDR from the coding sequence ATGATACGTCGCCGCGTCGCCGCGGTTCTCAGCGTGCTCGTCCCGGTCGTCGTCGCGCTCACCGCGCCCGCCACAAGCCAGACACCGAAGTCGGGCGGGGTGCTCAACATGATGCTGCGCGAGGACCTGGCGCAAGGCTTCGCCATCCACGAGACGGCGACGATCTCGACGGTCTGGCCCGCGATGCCCTGTTTCAACAACCTCGTGCTCTTCGACCCGCTCAAGAAGACCGAGAGCGTGGACACGATCATCGGCGAGCTGGCCGAGAAGTGGTCGTGGCAGGACCACTTCCGGAACCTCGTGTTCTTCCTCCGCAAGGGCGTGAAGTGGCACGACGGCCACCCGTTCACCTCGAAGGACGTCAAGTTCACCTTCGACATGCTCCGCGAGACCCCGGACGCGCCGGCGAAGCTGCGGATCAACCCGCGCAAGGACTGGTACGCGAACGTCGAGGCGGTCGAGGCACCGGACGCCTACACGGTCGTCTTCCGCCTGAAGAAGCCGCAGCCCTCGCTGCTGCTGATGCTGGCGTCGGGCTACTCGCCCGTCTACGCCGCGCACCTGCCGCCGGCGAGCTACCGCACGGGCTGTGTCGGCACCGGGCCCTTCAAGGTCAAGGAGTGGCGGAAGGGCGAGTTCGTCGAGTTCGTGCGGAACCCCGACTACTTCGTCAAGGGACGCCCCTACCTCGACGGGCTCAAGTACTTCGTCATCGTCGAGCGCGGCACGCGCCAGGGGGCGCTCCAGGCCGGCAAGCTCGACGTCTCGTTCCCCGGCGAGACCACGAAGACCGCGGCCGAGCAGCTCAAGAAGGCCGTCCCCCAGCTCGTGATCACGCCGTTCAATCAGAACGTCAGCGACAACATCATCATGAACGTCAAGAAGCCCCCCTTCGACAGCGTGAAGGTGCGGCTGGCCGTGGGCCACGCGATCGACCGGCGCGCGCTCGTCGGCGCGGTCCACCAGGGGGGCGCGGTCGTCGGCGCCTCGCTCGCGCCCCGGCCCTGGGGCTTCTGGGGGCTCGCCGAGAAGGACCTGCTCGGCCTGCCCGGGTACGCGGCGAAGCCCGCCGACGAGAAGGCGAAGGCCAAGCAGCTCATGGCCGAGCTGGGCTACACGCCCGAGAAGCCGCTGCGGGTCGAGATCGTCACGCGCGCGATCGCGATCTACGTGGACATGGCGTCGTTCGTCATCAACGAGCTGAAGCAGATCGGCATCGAGGCGACGCTCAAGCAGATCGAGACCGCCCAGTGGCACCCCATGGCGACGCGCGGCGACTACCAGATCGGGGCGAACCTCACGGGCATCGGACCCGACGACCCCGACGCGAACTACTACGAGAACTACGCGTGCGGCTCCCCGCGCAACTACAGCCAGTACTGCAGCGAGGAGGTCATGAAGCTGATCGACGCGCAGTCCCAGGAGCTGGACGCGAGGAAGCGGCTCGCGCTCAACTACGCGATCCAGAAGAAGCTCGAGGCCGACGCCGCCCGGCCCATCCTGGACTGGAAGCTCGACTACTTCACCGTGTGGCCGCACGTGAAGAACCTGATCCCGCACCAGTCGATCTACAACTTCGGGCGGATGCAGGAAGTGTGGAGCGACAGGTAA
- a CDS encoding DUF445 domain-containing protein has protein sequence MTAAPRRRRRLAAGALAAAAALAVAAFPLRATWWGGWILAIAEAGIVGGLADWFAVTAIFRRPLGLPIPHTGLIPANWELMAERVGTMVGSRVLTREYVAQEIARVDLAGLIARGVERVAPSDLEAATRALARWLAGELSPHAAGELARHLRDALLRRPAAPMLAGVLEAARRRGWDDRAIAALARALAEALERPAFREVVGEVVDDLLARYRERMGAYPRFWMGLASLLGLIDRERVVAALHAGLRQVAADPAHPVRERLREALAALPGRLRADAALALRVETAKRDLLEAPGAARALEDAAAALHRALAADLGRPRSDVVAWVAARLERARRALADDAGLRDEIARWAKGRVLEAVERHHGRLAEFIEKGVLALGPEGAVRLIEEHAGDDLQFIRVNGTVVGGLAGGLLYGMHLLIRLLA, from the coding sequence GTGACGGCCGCGCCGCGGCGCCGGCGGCGGCTCGCGGCGGGCGCCCTCGCGGCCGCCGCCGCGCTCGCCGTCGCCGCCTTCCCGCTCCGCGCCACGTGGTGGGGCGGCTGGATCCTGGCGATCGCCGAGGCCGGCATCGTCGGCGGCCTCGCCGACTGGTTCGCCGTCACCGCCATCTTCCGCCGCCCGCTCGGCCTGCCGATCCCCCACACGGGGCTGATCCCCGCCAACTGGGAGCTCATGGCGGAGCGCGTCGGCACCATGGTCGGCAGCCGCGTCCTCACGCGCGAGTACGTGGCGCAGGAGATCGCGCGCGTGGACCTCGCGGGGCTCATCGCGCGCGGGGTCGAGCGCGTCGCGCCGAGCGACCTCGAGGCCGCCACGCGCGCGCTCGCCCGCTGGCTCGCGGGCGAGCTCTCGCCCCACGCGGCCGGCGAGCTCGCGCGGCACCTGCGCGACGCGCTGCTGCGGCGCCCCGCGGCCCCGATGCTCGCCGGGGTGCTCGAGGCGGCGCGGCGTCGCGGGTGGGACGACCGCGCGATCGCCGCGCTCGCCCGGGCCCTCGCCGAGGCGCTCGAGCGGCCCGCGTTCCGCGAGGTCGTCGGCGAGGTCGTGGACGATCTGCTCGCGCGCTACCGCGAGCGGATGGGCGCGTACCCGCGCTTCTGGATGGGGCTCGCGAGCCTCCTCGGCCTGATCGACCGCGAGCGCGTCGTCGCCGCCCTCCACGCCGGCCTCCGGCAGGTCGCCGCCGATCCGGCGCATCCGGTTCGCGAGCGATTGCGCGAGGCGCTGGCGGCGCTGCCCGGACGGCTCCGCGCGGACGCCGCTCTCGCCCTGCGGGTGGAGACGGCCAAGCGCGACCTGCTCGAGGCGCCCGGCGCCGCGCGGGCGCTCGAGGACGCGGCCGCGGCGCTCCACCGGGCGCTCGCGGCCGACCTCGGGCGTCCGCGCTCGGACGTCGTCGCCTGGGTCGCCGCGCGCCTCGAGCGCGCCCGGCGCGCCCTCGCGGACGACGCCGGCCTCCGGGACGAGATCGCGCGCTGGGCGAAGGGGCGGGTGCTCGAGGCCGTCGAGCGCCACCACGGCCGGCTGGCGGAGTTCATCGAGAAGGGCGTGCTCGCCCTCGGGCCGGAGGGCGCGGTGCGCCTGATCGAGGAGCACGCGGGGGATGACCTCCAGTTCATCCGGGTCAACGGCACCGTCGTGGGAGGGCTCGCCGGCGGCCTCCTCTACGGTATGCATCTGCTGATCCGGCTGCTCGCGTGA
- a CDS encoding PHB depolymerase family esterase, translating to MARRLPLIGAAALLLLAAAAHAADERAFTQGVLGDRAYRLYTPARPAAERLPLVVALHGCFQTPEDFAVGTRLNAAAERRGLQVLYPAQRPRDNASRCWNWFERAHQGRSGGEVAEVLALVAEVGRAHPVAPGRVVALGLSAGGFMAVNLLCAAPDVVSGVGVVAGGPYRCGLGWDGAVACMRGRGLDGAAAAAACLGVTGRRTLAMRASLWHGAGDTFVAPANLTALETMFARVTGMTSGVTERRDGALHARYRDAQERPVLETWLVPNLGHAWSGGDPRGTNTVPWGPNITELMLDFLLP from the coding sequence ATGGCCCGTCGCCTCCCGCTGATCGGCGCGGCCGCCCTCCTGCTGCTCGCGGCCGCGGCGCACGCGGCCGACGAGCGCGCCTTCACGCAGGGCGTCTTGGGCGACCGCGCCTACCGCCTCTACACGCCGGCGCGCCCCGCCGCCGAGCGGCTCCCGCTCGTCGTCGCGCTCCACGGCTGCTTCCAGACGCCGGAGGACTTCGCCGTCGGCACGCGGCTCAACGCCGCGGCGGAGCGGCGCGGGCTGCAGGTGCTCTACCCCGCGCAGCGCCCGCGCGACAACGCGAGCCGCTGCTGGAACTGGTTCGAGCGCGCCCACCAGGGCCGAAGCGGCGGTGAGGTCGCCGAGGTCCTGGCGCTCGTGGCGGAGGTCGGGCGCGCCCACCCGGTGGCACCGGGCCGCGTCGTGGCGCTCGGCCTGTCGGCGGGAGGCTTCATGGCGGTGAACCTCCTCTGCGCCGCGCCCGACGTGGTGTCGGGGGTCGGCGTCGTCGCGGGCGGGCCCTATCGCTGCGGGCTCGGCTGGGACGGCGCGGTCGCCTGCATGCGCGGTCGGGGACTCGACGGCGCGGCCGCGGCCGCCGCCTGCCTCGGGGTCACCGGGCGGCGGACGCTCGCGATGCGCGCCTCGCTCTGGCACGGTGCCGGCGACACCTTCGTCGCCCCGGCGAACCTCACGGCGCTCGAGACCATGTTCGCGCGCGTGACCGGCATGACCTCCGGCGTGACCGAGCGCCGCGACGGCGCCCTCCACGCGCGCTACCGCGACGCGCAGGAGCGCCCCGTGCTCGAGACGTGGCTCGTGCCGAACCTCGGGCACGCGTGGAGCGGGGGTGACCCGCGCGGCACGAACACGGTGCCGTGGGGGCCGAACATCACCGAGCTCATGCTCGACTTCTTGCTGCCGTGA
- a CDS encoding adenine deaminase C-terminal domain-containing protein yields the protein MNIAERRGLTAVARGQAPADLYVRGGTLLNVYTGELYPAGVAVRGERVAYVGPREDMVGARTRILDASGRILVPGYIDPHVHPAHVTTPSALARFVLPLGTTSVFADTLQFWELGGLRAFRAIADALAPSPLKFYWMIRPHAQSRTTDEARRYPLRDLSRALAHPRAVAVGEVTRWPDAWGGSPDLLRRLALAHRRLPRVEGHTAGASGEKVAAIAAAGFTSDHEPITAREVLERARQGIAVMLRESSLRPDLAGLLDALKAAPALASRLMLTADGSMPAFMRAHGFVDHLLRVALARGVAPVDAYRMATLNPATYWGLDGELGGIAPGRYADICLLEDLAEPRPVAVVARGGLAADRGRLLARLPEPRWRRVFTSPEARLTVRWRARAADFALPARDRYPVIRLVSAVISRLEERALAPGDLHAALVDRGGRWVAPGVVAGFAERLDGFAATITTDFNILVLGLRPEAMARAVNRLLDVHGGVVLVEGREVAYELALPLGGIMTRGSLEDAAAREEELQRALATRGHAFHDPLFSCFFLAADFLPAVRLSPRGVWDVKRSRVLLPSRRRLR from the coding sequence ATGAACATCGCGGAGCGGCGCGGGCTCACCGCCGTCGCGCGCGGGCAGGCGCCCGCCGACCTTTACGTCCGCGGCGGCACGCTGCTCAACGTCTACACGGGCGAGCTCTACCCGGCCGGCGTCGCCGTCCGCGGCGAGCGCGTCGCGTACGTCGGCCCGCGCGAGGACATGGTGGGCGCGCGGACCCGGATCCTCGACGCCTCGGGCCGGATCCTCGTCCCGGGCTACATCGACCCGCACGTCCACCCCGCGCACGTCACGACGCCGTCGGCGCTCGCGCGCTTCGTCCTGCCGCTCGGCACGACGAGCGTCTTCGCCGACACGCTCCAGTTCTGGGAGCTCGGCGGCCTCCGTGCCTTTCGCGCGATCGCCGACGCGCTCGCGCCCTCGCCGCTCAAGTTCTACTGGATGATCCGCCCCCACGCCCAGTCGCGCACGACGGACGAGGCGCGCCGCTATCCGCTCCGCGATCTCTCGCGCGCGCTGGCCCACCCGCGCGCCGTCGCCGTCGGCGAGGTCACGCGCTGGCCCGACGCATGGGGCGGGAGCCCCGACCTCCTGCGCCGTCTGGCCCTCGCGCACCGGCGCCTCCCGCGCGTCGAAGGCCACACCGCGGGTGCGTCGGGCGAGAAGGTGGCGGCGATCGCCGCGGCCGGCTTCACCTCCGACCACGAGCCGATCACCGCTCGCGAGGTCCTCGAGCGCGCGCGGCAGGGGATCGCGGTGATGCTGCGCGAGTCCTCGCTGCGGCCCGACCTCGCGGGGCTCCTGGACGCGCTCAAGGCGGCGCCCGCGCTGGCCTCGCGCCTCATGCTCACGGCCGACGGCTCGATGCCGGCGTTCATGCGCGCCCACGGCTTCGTGGACCACCTGCTGCGCGTCGCGCTCGCGCGCGGCGTGGCGCCGGTGGACGCCTACCGCATGGCGACGCTGAATCCCGCCACCTACTGGGGGCTCGACGGCGAGCTCGGCGGCATCGCGCCGGGGCGGTACGCGGACATCTGCCTGCTCGAGGACCTGGCCGAGCCGCGCCCCGTCGCCGTCGTCGCGCGCGGCGGGCTCGCCGCCGACCGCGGGCGGCTGCTCGCGCGCCTCCCGGAGCCCCGGTGGCGCCGCGTCTTCACGTCGCCCGAGGCCCGGCTCACGGTGCGGTGGCGCGCGCGGGCCGCCGACTTCGCGCTCCCGGCGCGCGACCGTTATCCGGTGATCAGGCTCGTGAGCGCCGTCATCAGCCGGCTCGAGGAGCGCGCCCTCGCCCCGGGTGATCTCCACGCCGCGCTCGTGGACCGCGGCGGGCGCTGGGTCGCGCCCGGCGTCGTCGCGGGCTTCGCCGAGCGGCTCGACGGCTTCGCGGCGACGATCACGACGGACTTCAACATCCTCGTCCTGGGCCTGCGCCCCGAGGCGATGGCGCGCGCGGTGAACCGCCTTCTCGACGTCCACGGCGGCGTCGTCCTGGTCGAGGGGCGTGAGGTGGCGTACGAGCTCGCGCTGCCGCTCGGCGGCATCATGACCCGCGGCTCGCTCGAGGACGCCGCCGCGCGGGAGGAGGAGCTCCAGCGGGCGCTCGCGACGCGCGGCCACGCGTTCCACGACCCGCTGTTCAGCTGCTTCTTCCTCGCGGCCGACTTCCTGCCCGCGGTGCGGCTCTCGCCGCGCGGCGTCTGGGACGTGAAGCGGAGTCGTGTGCTCCTGCCGTCCCGCCGGCGCCTCCGGTGA
- the arfB gene encoding alternative ribosome rescue aminoacyl-tRNA hydrolase ArfB — protein MSEAIVVADSVRVPAHALAVRAVRASGPGGQNVNKVATKVELRVDLAAIEGLGAAARARLVLLARRRLDAEGRLVVTSQATRNQARNVEDAREKVRALVAAALREPRPRRASGPPAAARERRLEGKKRRAALKRARTRLDD, from the coding sequence GTGAGCGAGGCGATCGTCGTCGCAGACTCGGTCCGGGTGCCCGCGCACGCGCTGGCGGTGCGCGCCGTGCGCGCGTCGGGGCCGGGCGGTCAGAACGTGAACAAGGTGGCGACGAAGGTGGAGCTGCGCGTCGATCTCGCCGCGATCGAGGGGCTCGGCGCGGCGGCGCGCGCGCGGCTCGTCTTGCTGGCCCGCCGGCGGCTCGACGCCGAGGGGCGGCTCGTCGTCACGAGCCAGGCCACGCGCAACCAGGCGAGGAACGTCGAGGACGCGCGCGAGAAGGTGCGCGCGCTCGTGGCCGCGGCGCTCCGTGAGCCGCGGCCGCGGCGCGCGTCCGGGCCCCCCGCGGCGGCGCGGGAGCGGCGGCTCGAGGGGAAGAAGCGCCGCGCGGCGCTCAAGCGGGCGCGGACGCGCCTCGACGACTGA